The Scyliorhinus canicula chromosome 5, sScyCan1.1, whole genome shotgun sequence genome window below encodes:
- the rnf152 gene encoding E3 ubiquitin-protein ligase rnf152, which translates to METVSQDSQMECQICFNYYSPCRRPKQLDCKHTCCSVCLQQMRSSQKELMCPWCRSVTQLSPSLSVSQLPDDPEIITVVSIPHASDRTPVFIRLPSSGCYMVPLTVTKDNALLPGEGGCQLLPGNQRKTVTAVLIPRDQQLHRQHQPHNGPRDEEEEEEGREGVKTSTCSGVCTVLLVACVLLFLLGIVLHNMSCISKRFTAISCG; encoded by the coding sequence ATGGAGACAGTTTCCCAAGATTCGCAAATGGAGTGCCAGATTTGTTTTAATTATTACAGCCCATGTCGTCGCCCGAAGCAGCTGGATTGTAAGCACACTtgctgctctgtctgccttcagCAGATGAGGAGCAGTCAGAAGGAGCTGATGTGCCCCTGGTGCCGAAGTGTGACCCAACTCTCCCCCAGCCTCTCGGTTTCTCAGCTGCCTGACGACCCAGAGATAATCACTGTGGTCAGCATCCCCCACGCTTCAGACCGCACCCCCGTCTTTATCCGGCTGCCCAGCAGCGGTTGCTACATGGTCCCTCTGACTGTGACCAAGGACAATGCCCTGTTGCCAGGAGAAGGCGGTTGCCAACTGTTGCCGGGGAACCAGAGGAAGACTGTCACTGCTGTGCTCATCCCCAGGGACCAGCAGCTGCATCGACAGCACCAGCCACACAATGGACCgagggacgaggaggaggaggaggaaggcagGGAAGGGGTAAAGACCTCCACTTGCTCGGGTGTTTGCACTGTGCTCCTTGTGGCTTGCGTCCTCCTATTCCTCCTGGGCATCGTCCTGCACAACATGTCCTGCATCTCCAAGCGATTTACTGCCATTTCCTGTGGCTGA